In the Streptomyces sp. SJL17-4 genome, CTCCTTCCGCTACCGCGACGGTTCGCAGGAGAACGGCATCCCGGTCGACGAGGCCATCGCCAAGATCGCCAAGATCGTCGAGGACCGCGTCCAGGTCTGATGACCCGATCCGTTCAGGAGGCCCCCGGGGAGTCCCCCGGGGGCCTCTTCCCGTCCCCCGTCCCTTCGCCCTTCTCGTCCTCGCGGGTGAACGCCTGGATCAGCCAGGACGAGAACGAACCCGTCACCGCTCCGAGCAGCGCGAGACCGCAGGCCATCAGGCCCGCCGCCGTCACCCGGCCGATCGGGGTCACCGGCGCCACGTCCCCGTAGCCCACCGTCGCGAGCGTCGCGCAGGCCCACCAGACGGCGTCCCCGAAGGTGAGGATCGAGGCGCCGGGGGCGTCCCTCTCGAAGCGGTAGACCGTGAGCGCGCCCGCGAAGCCCAGCAGCGACACCGTGAGGCCCGAGTAGACCATCACGCGCGCGTAGATGCCGAGCTGCGGCTTGTCGTGGCGGCGCTGGATCTGGTTGTAGATGTTGACCATCCGCACCGGTCGCAGCAGCGGCAGGATCACGACCACCGTGTCGAGGAGATGGGTGCGCAGGAAACGGAGGGGACCGAGGCCGCTGAGCCGGAGCCGTACCGCGTAGTCCACGACGAAGACCGCCCAGGAGGCGAGGGTGACCGCGAGACAGAGGTCGAGCCAGGCCTGGGGGAGGGAACTGTGGCCGAGGACACGGAGCGCGTAGCCCGCCAGGAAGACGACGGACGCCACGGCGAGCGGGGTCTCCATGCGGCGGTCCCAGCGCTCCTGCCGGGGTGGTTCCGGTGACCTGTCGCGCATCGCATCAGCCATCGGATCAGCATGGCCGCTGCATGGATCTTCCGCCCCGGCGACACGTTCCGAACGGGCGAAGCAATATGCTGCACAGCATGACGACTGAGCCGGAGCAGCAGATCGGAGTGGGGACGCGGGACGCGTTCCAGCGCCTGTGGACGCCTCATCGGATGGCGTACATCCAGGGCGAGAACAAGCCGACCGGGCCGGGCGCCGAGGACGGCTGTCCGTTCTGCTCGATTCCGTCGAAGTCGGACGAGGACGGTCTGGTGATCGCCCGGGGCCAGAGCGTGTACACGGTCCTCAACCTGTACCCGTACAACGGCGGTCACCTCATGGTCGTCCCCTACCGTCACGTCGCCGACTACACGGATCTGGACGCGGCGGAGACGTTGGAGCTCGCCGACTTCACCAAGCGCGCGATGGTCGCGCTGCGGGCCGCCTCCGGCGCGCACGGCTTCAACATCGGCATGAACCAGGGCGCCGTCGCGGGCGCCGGGATCGCCGCACACCTGCACCAGCACGTGGTGCCGCGCTGGGGCGGGGACACCAACTTCATGCCGGTCGTCGGGCACACCAAGGTGCTGCCGCAGCTTCTCGCGGACACCCGGAAGATGCTGGCCGACGCCTGGCCCGCCGCCATCTGATCCGTACGCGTCCGGCAGGACCGGCCGCCATCTGATCCGTACGCGTCCGGCAGGACCGGCCGCCATCTGATCCGTACGCGTCCGGCAGGACCGGCCGCCATCCGATCCGTACGCGAAGGGCCCGGGCCACAGCAGTGGACCCGGGCCCTTCGTCGTACGGTCCGGTCACGGTCTCCCGGTCCTTCGCGTACGGCCCGTCACGCGTCGTAGACGTCGGCCTTCTTGGGGCCCGGCTCCTGGATGCCACCGCTGAGGACCAGCGAGCGGTTGGTGAAGCGCTCCGTGTCCACGTTGTGCTCGTCCAGGAACTTCAGGGTCGCGGAGTGGACCGCGCGCAGCACCGGCGTCGCCATCCTTATGGCATCGTCGGCCATGAAGCGGTTCTTCCAGAGCGGACCGGCCCAGACGTGGCGCAGGCCGAAGGGCTCGGGCAGGACCATCTTGCCGCCGAGGAACTCCAGGACCGGCGGGTACCAGGTGAGCGGTGCGCGCACCGCCAGCCGGACGATGTCGTCGGTGTCGAGCAGCGGCTGCTGGATCTCCTTCGTCTCCCAGAAGCGGACCGCCTTGGAGACCTCCTTGGTCTTGGCCTTCGGCTTCGTGGTGAACAGACCGTGCACGGGGCCGAGCGCGTGGCCGGTGACCTCGATCCTGAGCGTGTGGTGCAGCGAGGTCACCGTGACCATCATCGTGAGGACGAGGTTCCCGTCCCAGAGGGTGAACTGCACGCCGAGGTAGTGACGGTTGCCGGCGCCGAACTGCTGGTCGTTGCAGATGCGCTGTATCTCGTGCGGCTTGACCTGGAAGTGGACGATGTTGTCGCCCTCGGGCCGGGTGACCTCGTCGGCGCCCTCGCCGACGGCGGAGACGACCCAGTGCTTGACGGTCGGCTTCGGGAAACCGGTCTTCAGGGAGCCGCGCTCCAGCAGCGAGAGCTCGTCGTGGATCTTGCGGATGACGTCCCAGGCGCGGAAGTCGTGGATCTCCCGGCCGGCCACGGGGACGAGTTCCTCGGCGAGGGTCCAGCTGCCCCAGCGGGTGCCCAGACCGAGGATGCCCTTGGGTCCGGCGTAGAACGCGATGTTGGACTGCTGCTCGGCCGAGAGCTTCTCCAGGTTCAGCCGGAGCTCCTCGGCCGACTTCTCGCCGGGGTCCTGCGGAACGGACTTGGGGACCTGCGGACCGGCGCCGCCGCCGCTGAGCAGACCGGTCCAGCGCTCCCGCAGGTCGACGGCGGACCTGTCGCAGATCCGGCGGGCCAGGAACCAGCCGATGACCGGGGCCACGAGCATGGCGCGCAGATAGTTCGGCAGGATCCCGTCGAAGGGCAGCCTGATCAGCACGAGCGCGGCGAAGATCCCCGCCGCCCACAGCAGGAGGGTGCCGATGATGCTCGTCCGCTTGTTCTCGGAGCCGGCGGCGAGGCGGCGCAGCTGGATGACGCCGAGCCAGAGCAGCAGGCCGGGCAGGAAGAGGATGCCGCAGACGAAGGTGACCATGGTC is a window encoding:
- a CDS encoding HIT domain-containing protein, translated to MLHSMTTEPEQQIGVGTRDAFQRLWTPHRMAYIQGENKPTGPGAEDGCPFCSIPSKSDEDGLVIARGQSVYTVLNLYPYNGGHLMVVPYRHVADYTDLDAAETLELADFTKRAMVALRAASGAHGFNIGMNQGAVAGAGIAAHLHQHVVPRWGGDTNFMPVVGHTKVLPQLLADTRKMLADAWPAAI
- a CDS encoding potassium channel family protein translates to MADAMRDRSPEPPRQERWDRRMETPLAVASVVFLAGYALRVLGHSSLPQAWLDLCLAVTLASWAVFVVDYAVRLRLSGLGPLRFLRTHLLDTVVVILPLLRPVRMVNIYNQIQRRHDKPQLGIYARVMVYSGLTVSLLGFAGALTVYRFERDAPGASILTFGDAVWWACATLATVGYGDVAPVTPIGRVTAAGLMACGLALLGAVTGSFSSWLIQAFTREDEKGEGTGDGKRPPGDSPGAS